One window from the genome of Eucalyptus grandis isolate ANBG69807.140 chromosome 7, ASM1654582v1, whole genome shotgun sequence encodes:
- the LOC120295449 gene encoding uncharacterized protein LOC120295449, with amino-acid sequence MIWDNQVAANSFPKLKSLCVDRCNKLVNIVCSFILRRLSSLERLDARRCGSLEVVFELQPLNHLGKNPIPLPLKELTVSELPKLKCVWDKELHYQVEFQGLRSISVSRCESLACLFPTSVAKDLMQLEVLKINACGIAKIIEKEDGLVPRFVFPKLTSLELNFLRELKCLYIGTHTSHWPALKSLKVYGCEKVEILASHLENKMRLDKQPLFLIEKVAFPSLEALNITSLDNIEMIWDNQVAANSFPKLKSLCVDRCNKLVNIVCSFILRRLSSLERLDARRCGSLEVVFELQPLNQLDRNPIALPLKELTVSELPKLKCVWDKELHCQVEFRGLCSISVSRCESLACLFPTSVAKDLILLEELKIDECGIAEIIEKEDGLVPRFVFPKLTSLELNYLRELKCLYIGTHTSDWPALKSLKVHGCEKVEILASHLENEMLPDKQPLFLIEKGAFPNLQELKLDLSKRMEIWHGHFHDGEFFCKLSLLKLRHLSQESSISTCRFVESLTNLEELVVCESYLEDPSSNEEAIEGTSREMKVILPFSRYIRHLQTLDVSHCDGLL; translated from the exons ATGATATGGGACAATCAAGTTGCCGCAAATTCTTTCCCTAAGCTAAAATCGCTTTGTGTGGATAGATGCAATAAGCTGGTCAACATTGTTTGTTCTTTCATTCTAAGAAGGCTCTCGAGCTTGGAAAGATTGGATGCAAGAAGATGTGGTTCGCTTGAAGTTGTTTTTGAACTTCAACCACTAAACCATCTAGGTAAAAATCCTATTCCTCTTCCATTAAAAGAGCTTACGGTATCAGAACTACCAAAGCTAAAGTGTGTATGGGATAAGGAACTCCACTATCAAGTTGAGTTCCAAGGTCTACGTTCTATTAGTGTTTCTAGATGCGAGAGCCTTGCTTGTCTGTTTCCAACCTCAGTAGCCAAAGATCTCATGCAGCTTGAGGTGTTGAAGATCAATGCATGTGGCATTGCAAAAATCATTGAAAAGGAAGATGGACTAGTTCCCAGGTTTGTATTCCCAAAGTTAACCTCTCTTGAGCTTAATTTTCTGAGAGAGTTGAAGTGCCTCTACATTGGAACACATACTTCCCATTGGCCGGcattgaagagcttgaaggtGTATGGTTGTGAGAAAGTGGAGATACTTGCATCGCACCTTGAGAATAAGATGCGACTTGATAAACAACCTCTCTTCTTGATAGAAAAG GTTGCATTTCCTAGCTTGGAGGCATTAAATATCACTAGCTTGGATAACATCGAGATGATATGGGACAATCAAGTTGCCGCAAATTCTTTCCCTAAGCTAAAATCACTTTGTGTGGATAGATGCAATAAGCTGGTCAACattgtttgttcttttattctaaGAAGGCTCTCGAGCTTGGAAAGGTTGGATGCAAGAAGATGTGGTTCGCTGGAAGTTGTTTTTGAACTTCAACCACTGAACCAACTAGATAGAAATCCTATTGCTCTTCCATTAAAAGAGCTTACGGTATCAGAATTACCAAAGCTAAAGTGTGTATGGGATAAGGAACTCCACTGTCAAGTTGAGTTCCGAGGTCTATGTTCTATTAGCGTTTCTAGATGCGAGAGCCTTGCTTGTCTATTTCCAACCTCAGTAGCCAAAGATCTCATTCTGCTTGAGGAGTTGAAGATCGATGAATGTGGCATTGCAGAAATCATCGAAAAGGAAGATGGACTAGTTCCCAGGTTTGTATTCCCAAAGTTAACCTCTCTTGAGCTTAATTATCTTAGAGAGTTGAAGTGCCTCTACATTGGAACACATACTTCCGATTGGCCGGcattgaagagcttgaaggtGCATGGTTGTGAGAAGGTGGAGATACTTGCATCGCACCTTGAGAATGAGATGCTTCCTGATAAACAACCTCTCTTCTTGATAGAAAAG GGCGCATTCCCTAATCTCCAAGAGTTAAAGTTGGATTTATCGAAACGGATGGAGATATGGCATGGGCATTTTCATGATGGAGAATTCTTTTGCAAGCTTAGTTTGCTTAAGCTTCGTCATCTCTCCCAAGAGTCTTCAATATCCACATGTCGTTTCGTTGAGAGTTTAACCAACTTAGAAGAGCTTGTTGTATGTGAATCTTATCTAGAAGACCCAAGTAGCAATGAGGAAGCCATAGAAGGCACGAGTCGTGAGATGAAAGTAATATTACCATTTTCAAGATATATTCGACATCTACAAACTCTAGATGTGTCACATTGTGATGGGTTGTTATAA